The Chrysiogenia bacterium genome has a window encoding:
- a CDS encoding response regulator has product MEKCLVLAVDDMAYMESFYTKSLKGLPVEVHFVSSGEEACRVAEKLKPQLIFMDFLMPRMDGEATASIIRRMPGMEKAKIIAVTAIDEGEAASLSGFDAFLHKPVRADDLSDVVARCLGEAAE; this is encoded by the coding sequence GTGGAAAAATGTCTGGTTCTGGCCGTCGATGACATGGCCTACATGGAGAGCTTCTACACCAAGTCGCTGAAGGGGCTTCCGGTGGAGGTTCACTTCGTCTCCAGTGGCGAGGAAGCCTGCCGCGTGGCCGAGAAGCTCAAGCCCCAGCTCATCTTCATGGACTTTCTGATGCCCCGCATGGACGGGGAGGCAACCGCCAGCATCATCCGTCGCATGCCGGGGATGGAAAAGGCGAAAATCATCGCCGTGACCGCCATCGACGAAGGCGAGGCGGCAAGTCTCTCGGGATTCGACGCATTCCTGCACAAGCCAGTGCGCGCCGACGACCTGAGCGATGTGGTCGCGCGATGCCTGGGCGAGGCTGCCGAGTAG